The stretch of DNA AACCCATCCTCGCCGCTCTGGTAATTTTTGCCGCCGGAGTCGTGACCGGCGGCCTGACCGTCACACTTCGCGAGCCCCGACAAAAGGGCTCAAAAAACTCCCAGGTTCGTATCAAACAACCCGTCCCGATGCCGCGTGAAGGCCAGTTGCGAGAACTTTCGCGCCGCATGCAAAGTGAGCTCGAACTGAGGTCGGAACAATGGGAGCGCATTGAAACCATCATCCGGGAAAGTCAGGAACGGATGAAAACATTGCGGGAGGAAGTCGGTCAGAAGACCGCCGAGGAATTCAGGGAAATGCGTCAGAAAATCCGCGGCGAGCTGTCGCCTGAACAACGGAAGAAATTCGTCGAGATCATGAGGCAGCACGACGAGCGAAACAAACGCAACGACAACAACTCAACCCGCCTGTCACCGCCCGCCACCGGAAAAACTGAATAACCTGCCCGGCCGATCGCCTCATCGCGGTCCTTCAGCGGCCTCTACCACGGCCTCTGTCCCGCTGTGACCGATGATTTTGACCCGCTGGCCACGGTCAATCATTTCACCTTGGGAAATCACGTCGAGGACTTCGTCGCCAAACTGCGCTTTGCCTCCGGGTCGCAGGGACGAGATGGCAACTCCCAACT from Candidatus Angelobacter sp. encodes:
- a CDS encoding NfeD family protein → FVLSRFLPKTAIYGKLVSNTASGMSTVAKLEQKQSARVGQLGVAISSLRPGGKAQFGDEVLDVISQGEMIDRGQRVKIIGHSGTEAVVEAAEGPR